The following are encoded in a window of Halosolutus halophilus genomic DNA:
- a CDS encoding FAD-binding and (Fe-S)-binding domain-containing protein encodes MSIDSEPRPSGPGDLAALDRRIDGDVDASDATRALYATDASIYRVEPAGVVWPANRDDVREIVRFAHENNVSLTARGAGSSLTGNAIGEGLVVECTRYLNEIVAVDPERGTATVQPGVVLDDLNAALAEHDLYFPPDPSTSSTCTIGGMVANDAAGPHSVRHGTTRENVAAVECVLADGSLATFERRSGPALERARDRDDRVGDLYRTVLDARAQLAEEIDERYPDVERNSSGYDLQSAAAPDGSWADLSQLLVGSEGTLGFIVEVTIEVTERPSARAAALCFYDDVVDAAAAVVPARAAEASAIELVDDAVLGYARDAWGIDLVPEAAGAALLIEVEGEPADLEDRLDEAVAAATTADLVGVERATSDEKQDVLWKVRKASNPLLNRRPGDEQALSFVEDAAVPPERLPEYLERVGDVLREHDLEASVFGHAGQGVLHVKPFLDLSTEADRERLQAVSETVHELVLDLGGCVSGEHGDGRLRSQYLPQMYGEDVYETFCAIKRAADPRDVFNPAKVVPNAEGNLAGVTEDLRFEGYDPQTVETALDFSAEGGFGSLVEQCNGCSKCRSTGDGVMCPSYRAADTEVTSTRGRANMLRGAIDGELGEDALTSDWFQEEVLDRCLACKACETECPTGVDMAKLKTEAKHRRHQERGVPLRSRLFGNVRTLNRLGSALAPLANRLATFGLGRVVMEKVLGIDRRRSVPRFAAESFPEWVAAREPAATAGECGRVVLYPDCYTAYNHPQVGKAAVRLLEGLGYAVEVPAVNCCGRPALSQGMVERARGDAAETVDVLADYVDDGVPVLAVEPSCASALVEYDDLLEETAGVPDAAATVSTFLYDRVVTGDLALREAVDGERVAFHGHCHETTKGWDHAPIALLRQVGYGVEPVAATCCGMAGSFGYETEHYGLSTTLGADLVETIEAGESDVVAATGASCRQQLGDFDVDTYHPVELLAEVVV; translated from the coding sequence ATGAGTATCGACAGCGAACCGCGTCCCAGCGGGCCGGGGGATCTCGCCGCGCTCGACAGGCGTATCGACGGTGACGTTGACGCCAGCGACGCGACGCGGGCCCTCTACGCGACGGACGCGAGCATCTACAGGGTAGAGCCCGCGGGGGTGGTCTGGCCGGCCAACCGCGACGACGTCCGCGAGATCGTTCGGTTTGCCCACGAAAACAACGTCAGCCTCACCGCCCGTGGCGCCGGTAGCAGCCTCACCGGCAACGCCATCGGCGAGGGGCTGGTGGTCGAGTGTACCCGATACCTCAACGAGATCGTGGCGGTCGACCCAGAGCGCGGGACCGCGACCGTCCAGCCAGGGGTCGTCCTGGACGACCTCAACGCGGCGCTCGCCGAACACGACCTGTACTTTCCGCCAGACCCCAGCACGTCGAGCACTTGCACGATCGGGGGGATGGTCGCCAACGACGCGGCCGGGCCCCACTCGGTTCGCCACGGTACGACCCGCGAGAACGTCGCCGCCGTCGAGTGCGTCCTCGCCGACGGGAGCCTCGCGACCTTCGAGCGCCGCTCGGGGCCGGCACTTGAGCGGGCACGAGACCGGGACGACCGTGTTGGCGACTTGTATCGGACAGTGCTGGATGCCCGGGCACAACTGGCCGAGGAGATCGACGAGCGGTATCCCGACGTCGAACGGAACTCCAGCGGGTACGACCTCCAGTCGGCCGCGGCACCCGACGGGTCGTGGGCGGACCTCTCGCAACTGCTCGTCGGCAGTGAAGGGACGCTGGGATTCATCGTCGAGGTGACGATCGAGGTGACCGAGCGACCGTCAGCGCGAGCGGCCGCCCTCTGTTTCTACGACGACGTCGTCGATGCCGCGGCTGCGGTCGTCCCGGCCCGGGCGGCCGAGGCGAGCGCCATCGAACTCGTCGACGACGCCGTCCTTGGTTACGCCCGTGACGCCTGGGGTATCGACCTCGTCCCGGAGGCGGCAGGCGCCGCGCTCCTGATAGAGGTAGAAGGCGAGCCGGCGGACCTGGAGGACCGGCTCGACGAGGCCGTCGCCGCGGCCACGACGGCGGACCTGGTCGGCGTCGAGCGGGCGACGTCGGACGAGAAACAGGACGTGCTGTGGAAGGTCCGCAAGGCGTCGAACCCGCTGTTGAATCGGCGTCCCGGCGACGAGCAGGCGCTATCGTTCGTCGAGGACGCCGCGGTGCCACCCGAGCGTCTCCCCGAATACCTCGAGCGCGTCGGAGACGTCCTCCGCGAGCACGACCTGGAGGCGAGCGTCTTCGGTCACGCTGGCCAGGGCGTACTCCACGTCAAGCCCTTCCTCGACCTCTCGACCGAAGCCGACCGGGAACGCCTGCAGGCGGTCTCGGAGACGGTCCACGAACTCGTGCTCGACCTGGGCGGCTGTGTCTCCGGCGAGCACGGCGACGGCCGATTGCGGTCCCAGTACCTCCCGCAGATGTACGGTGAGGATGTCTACGAGACTTTTTGCGCGATCAAGCGGGCTGCCGACCCCCGGGACGTGTTCAACCCAGCGAAGGTGGTTCCCAACGCCGAGGGAAATCTCGCTGGTGTCACGGAGGACCTCCGGTTCGAGGGCTACGACCCGCAGACGGTGGAGACGGCGCTGGACTTCTCGGCCGAGGGCGGGTTCGGCTCGCTTGTCGAACAGTGTAACGGCTGCTCGAAGTGTCGGTCGACCGGCGATGGCGTGATGTGTCCCTCCTACCGGGCCGCCGACACGGAGGTCACGAGCACCCGGGGTCGCGCTAACATGCTCCGGGGGGCCATCGACGGCGAGCTCGGCGAGGACGCGCTGACCAGCGATTGGTTCCAGGAGGAGGTATTGGACCGCTGTCTGGCTTGCAAGGCCTGCGAGACAGAGTGCCCCACCGGCGTCGACATGGCGAAGCTCAAGACCGAGGCGAAACACCGGCGCCATCAGGAGCGTGGGGTCCCACTGCGTTCGCGGCTGTTCGGTAACGTCAGGACGCTCAACCGGCTGGGCAGCGCGCTGGCACCGCTGGCCAACCGCCTCGCGACGTTCGGTCTAGGCCGTGTCGTGATGGAGAAGGTACTCGGCATCGACCGGCGGCGGTCCGTCCCCCGATTCGCCGCCGAGTCGTTCCCGGAGTGGGTCGCAGCACGCGAGCCCGCGGCCACTGCCGGCGAGTGCGGCCGGGTCGTCCTCTACCCGGACTGCTATACGGCCTACAACCACCCCCAGGTCGGCAAAGCGGCCGTCCGCCTCCTGGAGGGTCTCGGCTACGCCGTCGAGGTTCCCGCCGTGAACTGCTGTGGCCGGCCGGCCCTGTCCCAGGGCATGGTCGAGCGCGCGCGTGGCGACGCAGCCGAAACCGTCGACGTCCTCGCCGACTACGTCGACGATGGCGTTCCCGTGCTCGCAGTCGAGCCGTCCTGTGCCAGCGCGCTCGTCGAGTACGACGATCTGCTCGAAGAGACAGCCGGCGTTCCCGACGCGGCAGCGACGGTCTCGACGTTCCTCTACGACAGAGTGGTGACCGGCGACCTGGCGTTGCGCGAAGCCGTCGATGGCGAGCGCGTCGCGTTCCACGGCCACTGCCACGAGACCACCAAGGGCTGGGACCACGCACCGATCGCTCTGCTCCGCCAGGTTGGCTACGGGGTTGAACCGGTAGCGGCCACCTGCTGTGGCATGGCGGGCTCGTTCGGCTACGAGACCGAGCACTACGGCCTCTCGACGACGCTCGGCGCGGACCTCGTCGAGACTATCGAGGCCGGGGAGTCGGACGTGGTCGCCGCGACGGGCGCGTCCTGCAGACAGCAACTCGGGGACTTCGACGTCGATACTTATCATCCGGTCGAACTCCTCGCGGAGGTGGTCGTATGA
- a CDS encoding amidohydrolase: MTDDVLYGAIDCHVHTAPDLVERYQTDLALAREAIQAGMRGVVVKSHVLPTVGRVDQVNEALGATVLHGGVALNGTVGGLNPDAVETALELGARIVWLPTAWAANHASQARAAGRSRFVGQRVPGSDEEIRVARDGEVTEATQRVVNLVAEHDATLGTGHASPEEIDAVVEACDAAGVRCLVNHPCFRLVDLPLERQVALAERGAVMEYCAYAVESTPDHSVDRLARAVNRIGPERCLLATDYGQAENAAVSGLATFAREVQEAGVPREAVRTMLTETPARVLGL, from the coding sequence ATGACCGACGATGTCCTCTACGGCGCGATCGACTGTCACGTCCACACGGCACCTGACCTCGTCGAGCGCTATCAGACGGACCTGGCGCTCGCTCGTGAGGCGATCCAGGCTGGCATGCGCGGCGTCGTCGTCAAGAGCCACGTCCTCCCGACCGTCGGACGGGTCGACCAGGTCAACGAGGCGCTCGGTGCGACGGTCCTCCACGGCGGTGTCGCGCTCAACGGAACCGTTGGCGGGCTGAACCCGGACGCCGTCGAGACCGCGCTCGAACTCGGTGCGCGGATCGTCTGGCTGCCGACGGCCTGGGCCGCCAACCACGCCAGCCAGGCGCGAGCGGCGGGCCGGTCGCGGTTCGTTGGCCAGCGGGTCCCCGGTTCCGACGAGGAGATCCGCGTCGCCCGCGACGGCGAGGTGACCGAGGCGACCCAGCGCGTCGTGAACCTGGTCGCCGAACACGACGCGACGCTCGGGACGGGTCACGCTAGTCCCGAAGAGATCGACGCCGTCGTCGAGGCCTGCGACGCCGCCGGCGTCAGGTGCCTGGTAAACCACCCCTGCTTCCGCCTCGTCGACCTGCCCCTGGAACGCCAAGTCGCCCTCGCCGAGCGCGGTGCCGTCATGGAGTACTGTGCGTACGCTGTCGAGAGCACGCCAGACCACTCCGTCGACCGCCTCGCGCGCGCCGTCAACCGGATCGGCCCGGAGCGGTGTCTGCTCGCCACCGACTACGGACAGGCTGAGAATGCGGCGGTGTCTGGCCTGGCCACGTTCGCGCGCGAGGTTCAGGAGGCAGGCGTCCCCCGCGAGGCGGTGCGGACGATGCTGACGGAGACGCCGGCTCGCGTCCTCGGACTATGA
- a CDS encoding amidohydrolase family protein, with product MPDYPIVNAHHHIGHPDDDQDSVFQWSESVAQIIDTMDENRVDASMLMPLGGENDRSVTEVHDSIYEASEAYPGRIFGITAPNAHLGREFVHEEITRCVEELDFKYAKLHTLAWGVDPTSDVAYDFYDACVENDIPVMIHTGPHGMPFSVPGMLIPVAEDYPELDIVMAHMGGAYTLTQEAIILAKRYENFYLDTTLALNMYVRRAMEEVGADRLLMAAEHSSNIPVALTKIDCIGASEDQKRQILGGNAIDLYDLDVAVQDWEEKEVSAAD from the coding sequence ATGCCAGACTATCCCATCGTCAACGCACACCACCATATCGGCCACCCCGATGACGACCAGGACAGCGTTTTCCAGTGGAGCGAGAGCGTCGCCCAAATCATCGACACGATGGACGAGAATCGGGTCGACGCAAGCATGTTGATGCCCCTCGGCGGCGAGAATGACCGGAGCGTCACCGAAGTACACGACAGCATTTACGAGGCGAGCGAGGCCTATCCCGGCCGGATCTTCGGCATTACCGCGCCCAATGCCCACCTCGGGCGCGAGTTCGTCCACGAGGAGATCACCCGGTGTGTGGAGGAACTGGACTTCAAGTACGCCAAGCTCCACACGCTGGCCTGGGGCGTCGACCCCACCTCCGACGTGGCCTACGACTTCTACGACGCCTGCGTCGAGAACGATATCCCCGTCATGATCCACACCGGTCCCCACGGGATGCCCTTCTCCGTGCCCGGGATGCTCATCCCGGTGGCCGAGGACTACCCGGAGCTCGACATCGTGATGGCCCACATGGGCGGTGCCTACACGCTCACCCAGGAGGCGATCATCCTGGCGAAACGCTATGAGAACTTCTATTTGGACACGACCCTGGCGCTGAACATGTACGTCCGGCGGGCGATGGAAGAGGTCGGCGCCGACCGCCTGCTGATGGCCGCCGAGCACTCCTCGAACATCCCGGTCGCCCTGACGAAGATCGACTGCATCGGGGCCAGTGAGGACCAGAAGCGCCAGATCCTCGGCGGGAACGCCATCGACCTGTACGACCTCGACGTGGCCGTCCAGGACTGGGAAGAGAAAGAGGTCTCCGCCGCCGACTGA
- a CDS encoding MmgE/PrpD family protein translates to MSTARAVAFAMDATLADAPPAVGCHVRRRVLDTLAATVAGFRTPGIDVTLAYVRDRLDGGEATLLDRTGTRRSLEGAVLANATAANTLDIDDGHRAVKGHPAAVVVPAALAAAEAADATVGEFLDAVFVGYELGVRAGLAIHATDGVYTGTGSWGGVGAAAAVGRLRGLDRSVFADALSVAEYHGPRTPIMRGVERPGMTKDGVGWGAYSGTAAALLAKRGFTGSGTVFDETDVTVLADLGERYQVTRGYLKPYPCCRWAHPGLDAVLALRAEHDLAPDHVETIRVFTFEEATHLQTRHPETVEEAEYSYPYPVAVAMARGEFTTAALGEAMRTDLTVRRLADAVELAVDPDLDAAFPASCLARAEIETGAETVASDEAVQPRGARERPLDPDAFERKLRTLFEPTLDGADVEAFEAAVEDPGVSVEKLLTKLHG, encoded by the coding sequence GTGAGCACCGCCCGCGCCGTTGCGTTCGCGATGGACGCCACGCTGGCCGACGCGCCACCAGCAGTCGGGTGCCACGTCCGACGGCGCGTCCTCGACACGCTCGCGGCGACAGTCGCGGGATTCCGCACGCCTGGTATCGACGTCACCCTGGCGTACGTCCGCGACAGACTCGACGGCGGGGAGGCGACACTCCTCGACCGAACGGGCACACGCCGCTCTCTCGAGGGGGCGGTACTGGCCAACGCCACCGCGGCGAATACGCTGGACATCGACGACGGCCACCGGGCGGTCAAGGGCCACCCGGCGGCAGTCGTCGTTCCCGCCGCACTGGCGGCCGCGGAGGCGGCGGACGCCACCGTGGGCGAGTTCCTCGACGCCGTCTTCGTCGGATACGAACTCGGCGTTCGCGCCGGGCTGGCGATCCACGCGACCGACGGCGTCTACACCGGCACCGGGTCGTGGGGCGGCGTGGGTGCGGCCGCCGCCGTGGGACGACTCCGCGGCCTCGACCGGTCAGTCTTCGCGGATGCCCTCTCGGTCGCCGAGTACCACGGCCCGCGCACGCCGATTATGCGAGGCGTCGAGCGACCGGGCATGACAAAAGACGGCGTCGGCTGGGGCGCCTATAGCGGGACGGCCGCAGCGCTGCTCGCTAAGCGAGGGTTCACCGGGTCGGGGACGGTCTTCGACGAGACCGACGTCACCGTTTTGGCGGACCTCGGCGAACGCTACCAGGTCACGCGAGGGTACCTGAAACCGTATCCCTGCTGTCGGTGGGCCCATCCCGGTCTCGACGCCGTCCTGGCGCTCCGGGCGGAGCACGACCTGGCACCGGACCACGTCGAGACGATACGCGTATTCACCTTCGAGGAGGCCACGCACCTGCAGACGCGCCACCCGGAGACCGTCGAGGAAGCCGAGTACTCCTATCCCTACCCGGTCGCCGTAGCGATGGCCCGCGGCGAGTTCACGACAGCGGCCCTGGGCGAAGCGATGCGGACGGACCTGACGGTTCGCCGGCTGGCCGATGCCGTCGAACTCGCCGTGGACCCCGACCTCGACGCGGCGTTCCCGGCGTCGTGTCTGGCGCGTGCCGAGATAGAGACCGGCGCCGAAACCGTCGCCTCAGACGAGGCCGTCCAGCCGCGAGGTGCCCGGGAACGGCCCCTCGACCCCGACGCCTTCGAGCGTAAGCTCCGGACGCTGTTCGAGCCGACGCTCGATGGGGCTGATGTCGAGGCATTCGAGGCCGCCGTCGAGGACCCGGGGGTATCGGTCGAGAAGTTGCTGACGAAGTTGCACGGTTGA